The following are encoded together in the Bacillus sp. V2I10 genome:
- a CDS encoding spore germination protein — MSFFKKKIKKSINQSSIDHKDERNEINEDMLSTNLNVNIQHVKQLLGNSSDLVIREIQIGKGRLFKACLFYTDGLVDTNSIQNYIMKSLMLDDQDLLLSSEQNIVQVLKDRILTVGDIQDVTEFSSLMNSLLSGDVILLVDGYSQGFGICMRGGKDRGVMESTTETVVRGPKEGFTENLRTNTALIRRKIKTPHLWLESKKIGRETITDVAIMYIDGIANDKVIKEVHRRLDRIEIDGILESGYIEELIQDEALSPFPTVFYSERPDKIAAELLEGKVAILVDGTPIVLVVPALFVSFIQAAEDYYQRADISTLIRLLRFFSLFIALLGPSLYIAITTFHQEMLPTGLLISLAAQREGVPFPAFIEALMMETAFEILREASLRMPKAIAQAISIVGTLVIGTAAVEAGIVSAAMVIVVAITAISSFVLPAFAMSMSIRMLRFPMMALAASFGLFGILIGFIALILHLCSLRSFGVPYMSPFGPFIKDDINDTIIRVPRGRMFFRPRLINQKNIRREQTLKQNRQRNAD, encoded by the coding sequence GTGAGTTTTTTCAAGAAAAAAATAAAAAAAAGTATAAACCAATCTTCAATAGATCATAAAGACGAACGAAATGAGATAAATGAAGACATGTTAAGTACAAACCTGAATGTAAACATTCAGCATGTTAAGCAACTGCTTGGGAACAGCAGCGACCTTGTGATTCGTGAAATACAAATTGGCAAGGGGAGACTTTTTAAAGCATGTCTTTTCTATACAGATGGATTGGTGGATACCAATTCCATTCAGAACTATATCATGAAATCGCTCATGTTAGACGATCAAGATCTATTGCTGTCATCAGAACAGAATATTGTACAAGTATTGAAAGATAGAATCCTGACAGTTGGAGATATACAAGATGTAACTGAATTCAGTTCTTTAATGAATTCCCTGTTATCAGGGGATGTTATCCTCTTAGTGGATGGGTATTCACAAGGTTTCGGAATCTGTATGCGTGGCGGGAAGGACCGCGGTGTAATGGAATCCACTACGGAAACGGTTGTTCGCGGACCGAAGGAGGGGTTTACGGAGAATTTGCGCACTAATACGGCTTTAATTCGCCGGAAAATAAAAACCCCTCATCTTTGGCTGGAATCGAAAAAAATCGGCAGAGAGACAATCACAGATGTAGCGATCATGTATATCGATGGAATTGCGAATGATAAGGTTATTAAAGAAGTGCATAGGCGTTTGGATCGAATCGAAATCGATGGAATTCTCGAAAGCGGCTATATTGAGGAATTGATTCAGGATGAAGCTTTAAGTCCTTTTCCGACTGTCTTTTATTCGGAACGGCCTGATAAGATTGCTGCCGAGCTTTTGGAAGGAAAAGTGGCCATTTTAGTGGATGGAACGCCAATTGTTCTGGTAGTTCCTGCTCTTTTCGTATCTTTTATACAAGCCGCCGAAGATTATTATCAGCGGGCAGATATCAGCACCCTGATTCGTTTGCTTCGTTTTTTTAGTCTTTTTATTGCTTTACTGGGCCCCTCTCTATATATCGCCATCACCACCTTTCATCAGGAAATGCTGCCAACGGGTCTTCTAATAAGTTTAGCTGCCCAACGTGAAGGGGTTCCCTTTCCGGCATTTATTGAAGCACTTATGATGGAGACCGCATTTGAAATTTTGCGTGAAGCCAGTTTACGAATGCCTAAGGCTATTGCACAAGCTATTTCTATTGTAGGAACACTTGTGATTGGTACAGCTGCAGTAGAGGCTGGAATCGTTTCGGCTGCCATGGTAATCGTTGTCGCGATCACGGCAATTTCAAGCTTTGTCCTTCCTGCATTTGCCATGTCCATGTCAATTAGAATGCTCAGGTTCCCGATGATGGCTCTTGCCGCTTCGTTTGGCTTGTTCGGGATACTTATCGGGTTTATTGCCCTAATTCTTCATTTGTGCAGCTTGCGTTCCTTCGGGGTTCCTTATATGAGTCCATTTGGTCCATTTATTAAGGACGACATTAACGATACAATTATTCGCGTTCCAAGAGGACGGATGTTTTTTCGCCCCCGTTTAATCAATCAGAAAAACATTAGACGTGAACAAACTTTGAAACAGAATCGGCAGAGGAACGCTGATTAA
- a CDS encoding endospore germination permease, whose product MEKNHKISARQFAILVILFTIGTTILVIPGDLAQEVEQDAWLAAVIGTALSFILVVLFIAVGRMFPNMTIVEINEKLLGKWLGKAVSLSFVFFSLYSTSSLFQIVGSFLTTHIMPDTPIEAIHILFACILFMGIRLGLETLARAGEILFPFFIFLFIILAVSISPQIDFQNMQPVLETGIKPMIRAVFLFISIFSLPLVVVLMIFPVSVNRPKEAEKTLLIGILIGGLCLIIITLLAILVFGPENSARHMYTSYALAKKINIGNFLQRIEAILAIMWMITIYFKASIYFYASVVGLAKTLNMKDYRSLTLPFGMIAVSLSLIIHPDVIHSSTFDREIWPLFVSTFGLVLPILLLVINAVRTKILRKKGT is encoded by the coding sequence ATGGAGAAAAATCATAAAATTAGTGCGCGGCAATTTGCAATACTAGTTATTTTATTTACTATTGGCACTACCATCTTGGTGATTCCTGGCGACCTTGCTCAAGAGGTTGAACAAGATGCATGGCTTGCAGCTGTAATCGGTACAGCTTTAAGTTTCATCCTGGTGGTATTATTCATAGCAGTTGGCAGGATGTTCCCCAATATGACAATTGTTGAAATCAATGAAAAACTTCTTGGAAAATGGTTAGGAAAGGCTGTCTCTCTTTCATTTGTTTTTTTTTCACTTTATTCCACCTCTTCATTATTTCAAATAGTAGGCAGCTTCTTAACGACACATATCATGCCTGATACACCAATCGAAGCAATACATATTCTTTTCGCATGCATCTTATTTATGGGAATCCGCCTCGGTCTTGAAACATTAGCCCGTGCTGGAGAAATTTTATTTCCATTTTTTATTTTTCTTTTCATTATTTTAGCAGTTTCTATTTCTCCCCAGATTGATTTTCAGAACATGCAGCCCGTTCTTGAAACAGGGATTAAACCGATGATCAGAGCTGTTTTTCTATTTATTAGTATTTTTTCATTACCTTTGGTTGTCGTACTAATGATTTTCCCTGTTTCAGTGAATCGGCCAAAAGAAGCTGAAAAAACTCTTTTAATCGGCATACTCATAGGAGGACTCTGTTTAATCATCATTACCCTTTTAGCTATTTTAGTTTTTGGCCCTGAAAATAGCGCAAGACATATGTATACAAGTTATGCATTAGCCAAAAAAATAAACATAGGAAACTTTCTGCAGCGGATAGAAGCCATTTTGGCGATTATGTGGATGATAACAATCTATTTTAAGGCTTCGATTTATTTTTACGCATCTGTGGTAGGACTTGCAAAAACATTGAATATGAAAGATTACAGGTCCCTTACGCTCCCATTTGGAATGATTGCCGTTTCCCTTTCTTTAATCATCCATCCAGATGTGATCCACTCATCCACATTTGATAGAGAAATTTGGCCATTATTTGTTTCAACTTTCGGACTTGTTCTTCCGATACTCTTATTAGTAATAAATGCAGTCCGGACAAAAATACTCAGAAAAAAAGGAACGTGA